A single window of Deltaproteobacteria bacterium DNA harbors:
- a CDS encoding PLP-dependent aminotransferase family protein, with protein METTRQVETSKPPLYEEIATRIGGLIDQGTYRPGERIPSIRALSRQMQVSVNTVMEAYARLENSGIVEARPQSGYYVRARLPEPGGGSAKGETVEEPTACCVSIEEGPMRIMRTLSDPSMVALGGGIPNSDLLPVDRLNRMLASESRRFRMQSVSYTGPRGTERLRTQIAKRSLSYGCAFSPEDIVVTSGCVEAVTLALQATCRPGDTVAIASPVYYTFLHSIQWMGLKVLEIPSTPREGMSLEVLGYAIRNNPVHACLVISNFNNPLGSVMPDDRKRELVGLLARHDIPLIEDDVYGDLAFGPDRPSAVKAFDDNGLVLYCSSFSKTLAPGYRVGWIAPGRHLRKVMQLKSLFNIATATPTQLAIAEFLTSGGYDHHLRGIRRVYGRQMEKVRDAVARHFPPGTRITRPEGGFVLWVEMPEGVDSMRLHEEARKKGIGIAPGTLFSTVGRYGNCIRLNAAFWSERVDQALETVGGMAGRTLGGSP; from the coding sequence ATGGAGACCACCCGACAGGTCGAGACGTCAAAACCGCCGCTGTACGAGGAGATCGCCACGCGGATCGGCGGCCTCATCGACCAGGGAACGTACCGGCCCGGGGAACGGATCCCGTCCATCCGGGCGCTCAGCCGGCAGATGCAGGTCAGCGTCAACACGGTCATGGAGGCGTACGCGCGCCTTGAGAACAGCGGGATCGTGGAGGCGCGCCCCCAGTCCGGCTACTACGTCCGGGCCCGCCTTCCGGAACCCGGGGGAGGAAGCGCGAAGGGAGAGACGGTCGAGGAGCCCACCGCGTGCTGCGTCTCGATCGAGGAGGGGCCGATGCGGATCATGCGGACCCTTTCCGACCCGTCCATGGTCGCGCTCGGCGGCGGGATCCCCAATTCCGACCTTCTGCCGGTCGACCGGCTGAACCGGATGCTCGCATCCGAGTCGCGGCGATTCCGGATGCAGAGCGTCTCCTACACCGGGCCGCGCGGGACCGAGCGGCTCCGTACGCAGATCGCCAAGCGCTCCTTGAGCTACGGCTGCGCCTTCTCCCCCGAGGATATCGTGGTCACTTCCGGCTGCGTCGAGGCGGTGACGCTCGCGCTGCAGGCGACCTGCCGCCCCGGCGACACGGTCGCCATCGCCTCCCCGGTCTACTACACCTTCCTTCACTCCATCCAGTGGATGGGGCTCAAGGTCCTCGAGATCCCGTCCACGCCCAGGGAGGGTATGAGTCTGGAGGTGCTGGGGTACGCGATCCGGAACAACCCGGTCCACGCATGCCTCGTCATTTCGAACTTCAACAACCCGCTCGGGAGCGTGATGCCGGACGACAGGAAGCGCGAGCTGGTCGGGCTGCTGGCGCGGCACGACATCCCCCTGATCGAGGACGACGTGTACGGCGACCTGGCGTTCGGGCCCGACCGCCCTTCCGCGGTGAAGGCGTTCGACGATAATGGTCTCGTGCTGTACTGCTCCTCCTTCTCCAAGACCCTCGCGCCCGGCTACCGAGTCGGGTGGATCGCCCCGGGCAGGCACCTTCGAAAGGTGATGCAGCTCAAGTCCCTGTTCAACATCGCCACCGCCACCCCGACCCAGCTCGCCATCGCGGAGTTCCTGACCAGCGGCGGGTACGACCACCACCTGCGGGGGATCCGCCGCGTCTACGGCCGGCAGATGGAAAAGGTCCGGGACGCCGTCGCGCGCCACTTCCCGCCGGGGACACGAATCACGCGCCCCGAGGGGGGGTTCGTCCTCTGGGTGGAGATGCCGGAGGGGGTGGATTCCATGCGACTGCACGAGGAGGCCCGGAAGAAGGGGATCGGCATCGCCCCCGGCACCCTCTTCTCGACGGTCGGCCGCTACGGCAACTGCATCCGCCTCAACGCCGCCTTCTGGTCGGAGCGGGTCGACCAGGCGCTGGAAACCGTCGGCGGGATGGCGGGAAGAACGCTCGGAGGGTCGCCTTGA